A single Saccharomyces paradoxus chromosome II, complete sequence DNA region contains:
- the YBP1 gene encoding Ybp1p (Protein involved in cellular response to oxidative stress~similar to YBR216C) yields MEPIDDLLFELADAFKTQKEDLLELVTLIDIYGEQVDQEGSYEEKTKFVETLTTLLEDNPSITGEIGWDLPKGLLKFLSKDNVDVNKRLGTNMIVQGVMKCFYAISIHGEPKKCLVTGLELLSYISVQDFSKSGQQNKEDFVNEKTNTLASEEVIENFSNPYYGERKVSSEFFLKLKSYILFEFIGASLKRISTLFPSKYLGAAVTTVEKFVYSHADTFEDALFLLRRVYTFCRNYIPPDPPKDIQLNEDFTQEMFDKVVEEESEIQVRLLRRLCTFGISTPIKTIATNTDVKYYCALNHQKFELSTYYTEYLELFSRYYQMAFSLDVDIEEEFQSVIKECRIIYKSVPQETSAVNDEAKLVLERMVYKLAYTFEVQKAAKERNVGLDFNGVILFSGINYLETNQHLVKKMNITDAIYLYLRFTTPSLFSKVYSNVAVESVSRYWLWYAITTEPLEDVKTELKNLSVFVTKTLLHVLLQKNCVQVNHQLRMITFTLLTRLLCLVPEKIAFDFILDVLKTCPLALAKTSVLCVLKDLSRQRISTTDDNSETKLISEKLSKLGINDDNKSQQSNIRYYIQLDSSRMKAIHDCCLQTIQDSFTGDAKKSDILLLLTYLNIFIVLRKTWDEDLLKIVYSKIDSNLKSVGPDKLPNYKEILDKNESLNDYLIDIK; encoded by the coding sequence ATGGAACCAATTGATGACTTGCTTTTTGAGCTAGCTGACGCGTTCAAAACTCAGAAGGAGGATCTTCTTGAGCTGGTAACATTGATTGATATATATGGTGAGCAAGTTGACCAAGAGGGAAGctatgaagaaaagaccaaatttgttgaaactTTGACCACATTGTTAGAGGATAATCCGAGTATTACCGGTGAAATCGGTTGGGATTTGCCAAAAGGATTATTGAAGTTCTTGTCAAAAGATAATGTCGatgtaaataaaagattAGGTACGAATATGATTGTACAAGGTGTAATGAAGTGTTTTTACGCTATCTCCATCCATGGCGAGCCTAAAAAATGTCTAGTTACCGGGCTGGAGTTACTTTCATACATTTCTGTGCAAGATTTTTCCAAGAGTGGTCAACAGAATAAGGAAGACTTTGTTAACGAAAAGACCAATACGTTGGCCTCTGAAGAAGTAattgagaatttttctaatCCATACTATGGGGAAAGGAAGGTTTCAAGTGAattctttttgaagttgaaatcctacattttatttgaattcatAGGGGCAAGTCTCAAAAGAATTTCTACTTTGtttccttcaaaatatttgggAGCTGCCGTGACAACAGTTGAGAAATTCGTGTATAGCCATGCAGACACTTTTGAAGATgctcttttccttcttcgtAGGGTGTACACATTCTGCAGAAACTATATCCCCCCCGACCCACCAAAAGACATACAATTGAACGAAGACTTTACTCAAGAGATGTTTGATAAAGTTGTAGAggaagaaagtgaaataCAAGTCAGGCTGTTGCGTAGGCTCTGTACTTTTGGGATTTCAACGCCTATTAAGACTATTGCTACTAACACCGACGTAAAATACTATTGCGCGCTAAATCATCAAAAGTTTGAATTATCGACATATTATACTGAATATCTTGAGTTATTTTCCAGGTATTACCAAATGGCGTTTTCGCTTGATGTTGATATAGAAGAGGAATTCCAGAGTGTGATAAAAGAATGCAGGATTATTTACAAGTCTGTACCTCAGGAGACTTCTGCTGTTAACGATGAGGCAAAATTggttttggaaagaatGGTGTATAAACTGGCTTATACGTTTGAAGTACAAAAAGCCgcaaaagaaagaaatgttGGCTTGGACTTTAATGGCGTTATATTGTTCTCTGGTATCAACTATTTGGAAACCAATCAACatttagtaaaaaaaatgaatataacTGATGCTATTTATCTCTACTTGAGATTCACAACACcatcattattttccaaagtttACTCTAACGTAGCAGTTGAATCAGTTAGTCGTTACTGGCTATGGTATGCTATTACAACCGAGCCCTTGGAGGATGTAAAAACagaattgaagaatctTTCAGTGTTCGTTACGAAAACATTATTACATGTTCTACTTCAAAAGAATTGTGTTCAAGTCAATCATCAGTTAAGAATGATAACCTTCACTCTTCTAACCAGATTACTATGTTTGGTTcctgaaaaaattgcattTGACTTTATCCTTGATGTGCTTAAGACATGCCCTCTTGCATTGGCTAAGACGTCCGTATTGTGTGTTCTTAAAGACCTTTCAAGGCAGCGCATTTCTACGACAGATGACAATTCTGAGACGAAATTAattagtgaaaaattatcaaaactGGGGATTAATGATGATAACAAGTCTCAGCAAAGTAACATTAGATACTATATTCAATTAGATTCTTCCAGAATGAAAGCTATTCATGATTGCTGTCTGCAGACTATCCAAGATTCATTTACGGGGGATGCTAAGAAGAGCGATATTTTATTACTGCTGACTTacttgaatattttcatcGTGTTAAGAAAAACATGGGATGAAGATCTACTGAAGATTgtttattcaaaaattgattcTAATTTGAAATCAGTTGGACCTGATAAGCTTCCGAATTACAAGGAAATTTTGGATAAAAATGAATCTTTAAATGATTATTTGATTGATATAAAATGA
- the ATG12 gene encoding Atg12p (Ubiquitin-like modifier involved in autophagy and the Cvt pathway~similar to YBR217W) translates to MSRILESENETESDESSIISTNNGTAMERSRNNQELRSSSHTVQNRLELFSRRLSQLGLASDISVDQQVESSSNGTYEQREVTKINAQTSEHKSHKEEINIQKIQIKFQPIGSIGQLKPSVCKISMSQSFAMVILFLKRRLKMDHVYCYINNSFAPSPQQNIGELWMQFKTNDELIVSYCASVAFG, encoded by the coding sequence ATGAGTAGGATCCTGGAGAGCGAAAATGAAACAGAAAGTGACGAAAGCTCCATCATATCCACAAACAATGGGACGGCCATGGAAAGATCAAGAAATAATCAAGAACTAAGGTCATCTTCTCATACCGTTCAAAATAGACTGGAACTTTTTAGCAGAAGGTTGTCTCAGCTGGGATTGGCAAGTGACATTTCTGTTGACCAACAAGTTGAAAGTTCTTCCAATGGTACTTATGAGCAGAGAGAGGTGACTAAGATAAATGCACAGACTAGCGAACATAAGAGCcataaagaagaaataaatatcCAAAAGATTCAGATAAAATTTCAACCCATTGGATCCATTGGACAGTTGAAACCTTCTGTCtgcaaaatatcaatgTCACAGTCTTTTGCGATGgttattttatttctcaaaagaCGACTGAAGATGGACCATGTTTATTgttatataaataattcGTTTGCGCCAAGTCCACAACAAAATATCGGAGAGCTTTGGATGCAATTTAAAACCAATGATGAGCTTATTGTAAGTTATTGTGCATCGGTAGCGTTTGGTTGA
- the PYC2 gene encoding pyruvate carboxylase 2 (Pyruvate carboxylase isoform~similar to YBR218C): MSSSKKLAGLRDNFSLLGEKNKILVANRGEIPIRIFRSAHELSMRTTAIYSHEDRLSMHRLKADEAYVIGEEGQYTPVGAYLAMDEIIEIAKKHKVDFIHPGYGFLSENSEFADKVVKAGITWIGPPAEVINSVGDKVSARHLAARANVPTVPGTPGPIETVQEALDFVNEYGYPVIIKAAFGGGGRGMRVVREGDDVADAFQRATSEARTAFGNGTCFVERFLDKPKHIEVQLLADNHGNVVHLFERDCSVQRRHQKVVEVAPAKTLPRAVRDAILTDAVKLAKVCGYRNAGTAEFLVDNQNRHYFIEINPRIQVEHTITEEITGIDIVSAQIQIAAGATLTQLGLLQDKITTRGFSIQCRITTEDPSKNFQPDTGRLEVYRSAGGNGVRLDGGNAYAGATISPHYDSMLVKCSCSGSTYEIVRRKMIRALIEFRIRGVKTNIPFLLTLLTNPVFIEGTYWTTFIDDTPQLFQMVSSQNRAQKLLHYLADLAVNGSSIKGQIGLPKLKSNPSVPHLHDTQGNVINVTKTAPPSGWRQVLLERGPAEFAKQVRQFNGTLLMDTTWRDAHQSLLATRVRTHDLATIAPTTAHALAGAFALECWGGATFDVAMRFLHEDPWERLRKLRALVPNIPFQMLLRGANGVAYSSLPDNAIDHFVKQAKDNGVDIFRVFDALNDLEQLKVGVNAVKKAGGVVEATVCYSGDMLQPGKKYNLDYYLEVVEKVVQMGTHILGIKDMAGTMKPAAARLLIGSLRTRYPDLPIHVHSHDSAGTAVASMSACALAGADVVDVAINSMSGLTSQPSINALLASLEGNIDTGINVEHVRELDAYWAEMRLLYSCFEADLKGPDPEVYQHEIPGGQLTNLLFQAQQLGLGEQWAETKRAYREANYLLGDIVKVTPTSKVVGDLAQFMVSNKLTSDDIRRLANSLDFPDSVMDFFEGLIGQPYGGFPEPLRSDVLRNKRRKLTCRPGLELEPFDLEKIREDLQNRFGDIDECDVASYNMYPRVYEDFQKIRETYGDLSVLPTKNFLAPAEPDEEIEVTIEQGKTLIIKLQAVGDLNKKTGQREVYFELNGELRKIRVADKSQNIQSVAKPKADVHDTHQIGAPMAGVIIEVKVHKGSLVKKGESIAVLSAMKMEMVVSSPADGQVKDVFIKDGESVDASDLLVVLEEETLPPSQKK, from the coding sequence atgagcAGTAGCAAGAAATTGGCCGGTCTTAGGGACAATTTCAGCTTGCTCGGcgaaaagaataaaatcTTGGTCGCCAATAGAGGTGAAATTCCGATTAGAATTTTTAGATCCGCTCATGAGCTGTCCATGAGAACCACCGCCATATACTCTCATGAGGACCGTCTTTCAATGCATAGGTTGAAGGCCGATGAAGCGTACGTCATCGGGGAAGAGGGCCAGTATACACCTGTGGGTGCGTACTTGGCCATGGACGAGATCATCGAGATTGCAAAAAAGCATAAAGTGGATTTCATCCATCCAGGTTATGGGTTCTTGTCTGAAAATTCGGAATTCGCCGACAAAGTGGTGAAGGCCGGTATTACTTGGATTGGACCTCCAGCTGAAGTCATTAACTCTGTAGGTGACAAGGTCTCTGCCAGACACTTGGCAGCAAGAGCTAATGTTCCCACTGTTCCCGGTACTCCAGGACCCATCGAAACTGTGCAAGAGGCACTTGACTTCGTTAATGAATATGGCTACCCGGTGATTATTAAAGCCGCTtttggtggtggtggtagAGGTATGAGAGTCGTTAGGGAAGGTGACGACGTTGCTGATGCTTTTCAGCGTGCTACGTCAGAAGCGCGCACTGCTTTCGGTAACGGTACCTGTTTTGTGGAAAGATTCTTGGACAAGCCAAAGCATATTGAAGTTCAATTGCTAGCCGATAACCACGGAAACGTGGTTcatctttttgaaagagaCTGTTCTGTGCAAAGAAGGCACCAAAAAGTTGTCGAAGTAGCTCCAGCAAAGACTCTGCCTCGCGCAGTCCGCGATGCTATTTTGACAGATGCTGTTAAATTGGCTAAAGTGTGTGGTTACAGAAACGCAGGTACTGCTGAATTTTTGGTTGACAACCAGAACAGACACtatttcattgaaattaACCCAAGAATTCAAGTGGAGCATACCATTACTGAAGAAATTACTGGTATTGACATTGTTTCTGCGCAAATTCAAATTGCTGCGGGTGCAACTTTAACTCAATTAGGTCTTTTACAGGACAAAATCACCACCCGTGGTTTTTCCATCCAGTGCCGTATTACCACTGAAGACCCTTCCAAGAACTTCCAACCGGATACTGGCCGCCTGGAGGTCTATCGTTCTGCCGGTGGTAATGGTGTGAGATTGGACGGTGGTAACGCCTATGCTGGCGCCACTATCTCTCCTCACTACGACTCAATGCTGGTCAAATGTTCATGCTCTGGTTCCACTTATGAAATTGTCCGTAGGAAGATGATTCGTGCCCTGATCGAATTCAGAATCAGAGGTGTCAAGACCAACATTCCTTTCTTATTGACTCTTTTGACCAATCCGGTCTTTATTGAGGGTACATACTGGACGACTTTTATTGATGACACACCACAACTGTTCCAAATGGTTTCGTCACAAAACAGAGCGCAAAAATTGTTACATTATTTGGCGGACTTGGCAGTCAACGGTTCTTCTATCAAGGGTCAAATTGGCTTGCCAAAATTGAAATCAAATCCAAGTGTTCCTCATTTGCACGACACTCAGGGCAATGTCATCAACGTTACAAAGACTGCACCACCATCCGGATGGAGACAAGTGCTCTTAGAAAGGGGACCAGCTGAATTTGCCAAGCAAGTCAGACAGTTCAACGGTACTCTGTTAATGGATACCACCTGGAGAGACGCTCATCAATCTCTACTCGCAACTAGAGTCAGAACCCATGATCTAGCTACAATCGCTCCGACAACCGCACATGCCCTCGCAGGTGCTTTCGCTTTAGAATGTTGGGGTGGTGCTACATTCGATGTCGCAATGAGATTCTTGCATGAAGATCCATGGGAACGTCTAAGAAAATTAAGAGCCTTGGTGCCCAATATTCCATTCCAAATGTTATTGCGTGGTGCCAACGGTGTAGCTTACTCTTCACTGCCTGACAATGCTATTGACCATTTCGTCAAGCAAGCCAAGGATAACGGTGTTGACATATTTAGAGTTTTTGATGCCTTGAATGATTTAGAACAATTGAAAGTTGGTGTGAATGCTGTTAAGAAGGCCGGTGGTGTAGTTGAAGCTACTGTTTGTTACTCTGGTGACATGCTTCAGCCAGGTAAGAAATACAACTTGGATTACTACTTAGAAGTTGTTGAAAAGGTAGTTCAAATGGGTACTCATATCCTAGGTATTAAGGATATGGCAGGTACTATGAAACCGGCTGCCGCCAGATTATTAATCGGCTCCTTAAGAACTAGATATCCAGATTTACCAATTCATGTTCACAGTCATGACTCTGCAGGTACTGCTGTTGCGTCCATGTCTGCATGCGCCCTTGCAGGTGCTGATGTTGTTGATGTAGCTATCAACTCAATGTCAGGGTTGACCTCCCAGCCATCAATTAATGCATTGCTGGCTTCATTGGAAGGTAACATTGATACTGGAATTAACGTTGAGCATGTTCGTGAATTAGACGCATACTGGGCCGAAATGAGACTGTTATATTCTTGTTTCGAAGCAGACTTAAAGGGTCCAGATCCAGAAGTTTATCAACATGAAATTCCAGGTGGCCAATTGACTAACTTGTTATTCCAAGCTCAACAACTGGGCCTCGGTGAACAATGGGCGGAAACCAAGAGAGCCTACAGAGAAGCCAATTACTTGTTGGGTGATATTGTTAAAGTTACTCCAACTTCTAAGGTTGTCGGTGACTTAGCCCAATTCATGGTTTCTAACAAATTGACTTCCGACGATATTAGACGTTTAGCTAATTCTTTGGACTTCCCTGATTCTGTTATGGACTTTTTTGAAGGTTTAATTGGTCAACCATACGGTGGGTTCCCAGAGCCATTAAGATCTGATGTATTAAGAaacaagagaagaaagttGACATGTCGTCCAGGTTTAGAATTAGAACCATTTGATCTCGAAAAAATTAGAGAAGACCTGCAAAACAGATTCggtgatattgatgaatgTGACGTTGCTTCTTACAATATGTACCCAAGGGTCTATGAAGACTTCCAAAAGATCAGAGAAACATATGGTGACTTATCGGTACTAccaaccaaaaatttcctAGCACCAGCAGAAcctgatgaagaaattgaagtCACAATCGAACAAGGTAAGACTTTGATTATCAAGTTACAAGCTGTTGGTGATTTGAATAAGAAGACTGGTCAAAGAGAAGTATATTTTGAATTGAACGGTGAATTAAGAAAGATCAGAGTTGCTGATAAGTCACAAAACATACAATCGGTTGCTAAGCCAAAGGCTGACGTCCACGATACACACCAAATCGGTGCACCAATGGCCGGTGTTATTATAGAAGTTAAAGTACACAAAGGCTCTTTGGTGAAAAAGGGTGAATCGATTGCTGTTTTGAGTGCCatgaaaatggaaatggTTGTCTCTTCACCAGCAGATGGTCAAGTTAAAGATGTTTTCATTAAAGATGGTGAAAGTGTTGACGCATCAGATTTGCTTGTTGTcctagaagaagaaacgCTACCCCCatctcaaaaaaagtaa